From the genome of Vulpes lagopus strain Blue_001 chromosome 2, ASM1834538v1, whole genome shotgun sequence, one region includes:
- the SKOR1 gene encoding SKI family transcriptional corepressor 1 isoform X1 yields the protein MALLCGLGQVTLRLWAPLPPQSESKIGAFLGSGGMEALTTQLGPGREGNSSPTSKQELQPYSGSSALKPNQVGETSLYGVPIVSLVIDGQERLCLAQISNTLLKNYSYNEIHNRRVALGITCVQCTPVQLEILRRAGAMPISSRRCGMITKREAERLCKSFLGEHKPPKLPENFAFDVVHECAWGSRGSFIPARYNSSRAKCIKCGYCSMYFSPNKFIFHSHRTPDAKYTQPDAANFNSWRRHLKLSDKSATDELSHAWEDVKAMFNGGTRKRTFSLQGGGGGGGASGGAGAQGKGGAGGGGGPGCGAELAPGPPPHKALRCGDDEAAGPPGPPPPHPQRGLGLAAGAGGPAGPGGPGGGAGVRSYPVIPVPSKGFGLLQKLPPPLFPHPYGFPTAFGLCPKKDDPVLGAGEPKGGPGTGSGAGAGAGGGAGGPGSGHLPPGAGPGPGGGGMFWGHQPSGAAKDAAAVAAAAAAATVYPTFPMFWPAAGSLPVPPYPAAQSQAKAVAAAVAAAAAAAAAAAGGGGPEALDAAEPAKEGGLGAEERCPSALSRGPLDEDGAEDALPPPLAPLPPPPPPARKGSYVSAFRPVVKDAESIAKLYGSARDAYGSGAARGPGPGPGPGPGPGAGAAGGYVSPDLLSEGSSSYRSASPDVDTADEPEVDVESSRFPDEDGAPDEAEPGAPRAPSAGGGADSDQPAGPPSAASSGADGPTDSPDGGSPGPRRRPGLPSAGRPTFGDLAADDVVRRPERSPPGGGYELREPCGPLGGPAPAKVYAPERDEHVKSAAALGPAASYLCTPEAHEPDKEDNHSTADDLETRKSYPDQRSISQPSPANTDRGEDGLTLDVTGTQLVEKDIENLARDELQKLLLEQMELRKKLEREFQSLKDNFQDQMKRELAYREEMVQQLQIVRDTLCNELDQERKARYAIQQKLKEAHDALHHFSCKMLTPRHCTGNCSFKPPLLP from the exons ATGgctttgctgtgtggccttgggcaagtcactctcCGTCTCTGGGCCCCACTTCCTCCACAATCCGAAAGCAAAATTGGGGCGTTCTTGGG GAGCGGCGGCATGGAGGCTCTCACCACTCAGCTGGGGCCGGGGCGCGAGGGCAACTCCTCGCCCACCTCGAAGCAGGAGCTGCAACCCTACTCGGGCTCCAGCGCTCTCAAACCCAACCAGGTGGGCGAGACGTCGCTGTACGGGGTGCCTATCGTGTCTCTGGTCATCGACGGCCAGGAGCGCCTGTGTCTGGCGCAGATCTCCAACACTCTGCTCAAGAACTACAGCTACAATGAGATCCACAACCGCCGCGTGGCCCTGGGCATCACGTGCGTGCAGTGCACGCCGGTGCAGCTGGAGATCCTGCGTCGGGCCGGGGCCATGCCCATCTCGTCGCGCCGCTGCGGTATGATCACCAAGCGCGAGGCCGAGCGCCTGTGCAAGTCGTTCCTGGGCGAGCACAAGCCCCCCAAGCTGCCCGAGAACTTCGCCTTCGACGTGGTGCACGAGTGCGCGTGGGGCTCGCGGGGCAGCTTCATCCCCGCGCGTTACAACAGCTCGCGCGCCAAGTGCATCAAGTGCGGCTACTGCAGCATGTACTTCTCGCCGAACAAGTTCATCTTCCACTCGCACCGCACACCCGACGCCAAGTACACGCAGCCCGACGCCGCCAACTTCAACTCGTGGCGCCGTCACCTCAAACTCAGCGACAAGTCGGCCACGGACGAACTGAGCCACGCCTGGGAGGACGTCAAGGCCATGTTCAACGGCGGCACGCGCAAGCGGACCTTCTCGCtgcagggcggcggcggcggcggcggcgcgagcggcggggcgggggcgcaggggaaGGGCGGtgccggcggcgggggcggcccgggctGCGGCGCAGAGCTggccccgggcccgccgccgcACAAAGCCCTACGCTGCGGCGACGACGAGGCCGCCGGGCCTCCTGGGCCGCCTCCCCCGCATCCGCAGCGGGGCCTGGGTCTAGCGGCGGGCGCCGGCGGCCCGGCGGGCCCGGGGGGGCCTGGTGGCGGCGCGGGCGTGCGCAGCTACCCGGTGATCCCGGTGCCCAGCAAGGGCTTCGGCCTCTTGCAGAAGCTGCCCCCGCCGCTCTTCCCTCATCCCTACGGCTTCCCCACGGCCTTCGGCCTCTGCCCCAAAAAGGACGACCCGGTGCTGGGCGCGGGCGAGCCCAAGGGCGGCCCGGGCACCGGgagcggcgcgggcgcgggcgcgggcggagGCGCGGGCGGGCCGGGGTCTGGCCACTTGCCCCCGGGGGCAGGCCCCGGCCCGGGAGGCGGCGGCATGTTCTGGGGTCACCAGCCCTCCGGGGCAGCCAAGGACGCAGCGGCCGTGGCGGCAGCGGCCGCCGCGGCCACCGTGTACCCGACGTTCCCCATGTTCTGGCCGGCGGCAGGCAGCCTCCCGGTGCCGCCCTACCCCGCGGCGCAGAGCCAGGCCAAGGCCGTGGCGGccgcggtggcggcggcggcggcggcggcggcggccgcggcgggcggcggcggccccgagGCCCTGGACGCGGCCGAGCCGGccaaggagggaggcctgggcGCCGAGGAGCGCTGCCCGAGCGCGCTGTCCCGCGGGCCGCTGGACGAGGACGGCGCCGAGGAcgcgctgccgccgccgctggccccgctgccgccgccgccgccgcccgcgcgcaAAGGCTCCTACGTGTCGGCCTTCCGGCCGGTGGTCAAGGACGCCGAGAGCATCGCCAAGCTCTACGGGAGCGCCCGCGACGCCTACGGCTCCGGGGCTGcccgcgggccggggccggggccggggccggggccggggccgggcgcgggggccgCCGGCGGTTACGTGAGCCCGGACTTGCTGAGCGAGGGCAGCTCCAGCTACCGCTCCGCCTCGCCCGACGTGGACACTGCCGACGAGCCCGAGGTGGACGTGGAGTCCAGCCGCTTCCCCGACGAGGACGGCGCCCCGGACGAGGCCGAGCCGGGCGCGCCCAGGGCGCCCAGCGCCGGCGGCGGCGCGGACAGCGACCAGCCCGCGGGGCCCCCGTCCGCCGCCTCCTCGGGCGCCGACGGCCCCACGGACTCCCCCGACGGCGGCAGCCCCGGTCCCCGGCGccgccccgggctgccctcggCCGGCAGGCCGACGTTTGGGGACCTGGCGGCCGACGACGTGGTGCGGAGACCCGAGAGGAGCCCGCCGGGCGGCGGCTATGAGCTGCGAGAGCCGTGCGGGCCGCTGGGGGGCCCCGCGCCGGCCAAG GTGTACGCGCCGGAGCGGGACGAGCACGTGAAGAGCGCGGCGGCGCTGGGGCCCGCGGCCTCCTACCTCTGCACCCCCGAGGCCCACG AACCAGATAAGGAAGACAATCACTCGACCGCCGACGATTTGGAAACGAGGAAATCCTATCCAGACCAAAGGAGTATCTCCCAACCAAGTCCCGCAAATACAGACCGAG GTGAAGATGGGCTCACCCTGGATGTCACAGGAACTCAGCTAGTGGAGAAAGATATCGAGAACCTGGCCAGAG acGAATTGCAAAAACTGCTCCTGGAGCAAATGGAGCTCCGCAAGAAACTGGAGCGAGAATTTCAGAGTCTCAAAG ATAATTTTCAGGATCAAATGAAGAGGGAATTGGCTTATCGAGAAGAAATGGTGCAACAGCTGCAAATTGTCAGAG ACACTCTGTGTAACGAACTGGACCAAGAGCGGAAGGCGCGCTATGCCATCCAGCAGAAATTAAAAG AAGCCCACGACGCCCTGCACCACTTCTCCTGCAAGATGCTGACGCCCCGCCATTGCACTGGCAACTGCTCCTTCAAGCCCCCACTGTTGCCCTAG
- the SKOR1 gene encoding SKI family transcriptional corepressor 1 isoform X2, protein MEALTTQLGPGREGNSSPTSKQELQPYSGSSALKPNQVGETSLYGVPIVSLVIDGQERLCLAQISNTLLKNYSYNEIHNRRVALGITCVQCTPVQLEILRRAGAMPISSRRCGMITKREAERLCKSFLGEHKPPKLPENFAFDVVHECAWGSRGSFIPARYNSSRAKCIKCGYCSMYFSPNKFIFHSHRTPDAKYTQPDAANFNSWRRHLKLSDKSATDELSHAWEDVKAMFNGGTRKRTFSLQGGGGGGGASGGAGAQGKGGAGGGGGPGCGAELAPGPPPHKALRCGDDEAAGPPGPPPPHPQRGLGLAAGAGGPAGPGGPGGGAGVRSYPVIPVPSKGFGLLQKLPPPLFPHPYGFPTAFGLCPKKDDPVLGAGEPKGGPGTGSGAGAGAGGGAGGPGSGHLPPGAGPGPGGGGMFWGHQPSGAAKDAAAVAAAAAAATVYPTFPMFWPAAGSLPVPPYPAAQSQAKAVAAAVAAAAAAAAAAAGGGGPEALDAAEPAKEGGLGAEERCPSALSRGPLDEDGAEDALPPPLAPLPPPPPPARKGSYVSAFRPVVKDAESIAKLYGSARDAYGSGAARGPGPGPGPGPGPGAGAAGGYVSPDLLSEGSSSYRSASPDVDTADEPEVDVESSRFPDEDGAPDEAEPGAPRAPSAGGGADSDQPAGPPSAASSGADGPTDSPDGGSPGPRRRPGLPSAGRPTFGDLAADDVVRRPERSPPGGGYELREPCGPLGGPAPAKVYAPERDEHVKSAAALGPAASYLCTPEAHEPDKEDNHSTADDLETRKSYPDQRSISQPSPANTDRGEDGLTLDVTGTQLVEKDIENLARDELQKLLLEQMELRKKLEREFQSLKDNFQDQMKRELAYREEMVQQLQIVRDTLCNELDQERKARYAIQQKLKEAHDALHHFSCKMLTPRHCTGNCSFKPPLLP, encoded by the exons ATGGAGGCTCTCACCACTCAGCTGGGGCCGGGGCGCGAGGGCAACTCCTCGCCCACCTCGAAGCAGGAGCTGCAACCCTACTCGGGCTCCAGCGCTCTCAAACCCAACCAGGTGGGCGAGACGTCGCTGTACGGGGTGCCTATCGTGTCTCTGGTCATCGACGGCCAGGAGCGCCTGTGTCTGGCGCAGATCTCCAACACTCTGCTCAAGAACTACAGCTACAATGAGATCCACAACCGCCGCGTGGCCCTGGGCATCACGTGCGTGCAGTGCACGCCGGTGCAGCTGGAGATCCTGCGTCGGGCCGGGGCCATGCCCATCTCGTCGCGCCGCTGCGGTATGATCACCAAGCGCGAGGCCGAGCGCCTGTGCAAGTCGTTCCTGGGCGAGCACAAGCCCCCCAAGCTGCCCGAGAACTTCGCCTTCGACGTGGTGCACGAGTGCGCGTGGGGCTCGCGGGGCAGCTTCATCCCCGCGCGTTACAACAGCTCGCGCGCCAAGTGCATCAAGTGCGGCTACTGCAGCATGTACTTCTCGCCGAACAAGTTCATCTTCCACTCGCACCGCACACCCGACGCCAAGTACACGCAGCCCGACGCCGCCAACTTCAACTCGTGGCGCCGTCACCTCAAACTCAGCGACAAGTCGGCCACGGACGAACTGAGCCACGCCTGGGAGGACGTCAAGGCCATGTTCAACGGCGGCACGCGCAAGCGGACCTTCTCGCtgcagggcggcggcggcggcggcggcgcgagcggcggggcgggggcgcaggggaaGGGCGGtgccggcggcgggggcggcccgggctGCGGCGCAGAGCTggccccgggcccgccgccgcACAAAGCCCTACGCTGCGGCGACGACGAGGCCGCCGGGCCTCCTGGGCCGCCTCCCCCGCATCCGCAGCGGGGCCTGGGTCTAGCGGCGGGCGCCGGCGGCCCGGCGGGCCCGGGGGGGCCTGGTGGCGGCGCGGGCGTGCGCAGCTACCCGGTGATCCCGGTGCCCAGCAAGGGCTTCGGCCTCTTGCAGAAGCTGCCCCCGCCGCTCTTCCCTCATCCCTACGGCTTCCCCACGGCCTTCGGCCTCTGCCCCAAAAAGGACGACCCGGTGCTGGGCGCGGGCGAGCCCAAGGGCGGCCCGGGCACCGGgagcggcgcgggcgcgggcgcgggcggagGCGCGGGCGGGCCGGGGTCTGGCCACTTGCCCCCGGGGGCAGGCCCCGGCCCGGGAGGCGGCGGCATGTTCTGGGGTCACCAGCCCTCCGGGGCAGCCAAGGACGCAGCGGCCGTGGCGGCAGCGGCCGCCGCGGCCACCGTGTACCCGACGTTCCCCATGTTCTGGCCGGCGGCAGGCAGCCTCCCGGTGCCGCCCTACCCCGCGGCGCAGAGCCAGGCCAAGGCCGTGGCGGccgcggtggcggcggcggcggcggcggcggcggccgcggcgggcggcggcggccccgagGCCCTGGACGCGGCCGAGCCGGccaaggagggaggcctgggcGCCGAGGAGCGCTGCCCGAGCGCGCTGTCCCGCGGGCCGCTGGACGAGGACGGCGCCGAGGAcgcgctgccgccgccgctggccccgctgccgccgccgccgccgcccgcgcgcaAAGGCTCCTACGTGTCGGCCTTCCGGCCGGTGGTCAAGGACGCCGAGAGCATCGCCAAGCTCTACGGGAGCGCCCGCGACGCCTACGGCTCCGGGGCTGcccgcgggccggggccggggccggggccggggccggggccgggcgcgggggccgCCGGCGGTTACGTGAGCCCGGACTTGCTGAGCGAGGGCAGCTCCAGCTACCGCTCCGCCTCGCCCGACGTGGACACTGCCGACGAGCCCGAGGTGGACGTGGAGTCCAGCCGCTTCCCCGACGAGGACGGCGCCCCGGACGAGGCCGAGCCGGGCGCGCCCAGGGCGCCCAGCGCCGGCGGCGGCGCGGACAGCGACCAGCCCGCGGGGCCCCCGTCCGCCGCCTCCTCGGGCGCCGACGGCCCCACGGACTCCCCCGACGGCGGCAGCCCCGGTCCCCGGCGccgccccgggctgccctcggCCGGCAGGCCGACGTTTGGGGACCTGGCGGCCGACGACGTGGTGCGGAGACCCGAGAGGAGCCCGCCGGGCGGCGGCTATGAGCTGCGAGAGCCGTGCGGGCCGCTGGGGGGCCCCGCGCCGGCCAAG GTGTACGCGCCGGAGCGGGACGAGCACGTGAAGAGCGCGGCGGCGCTGGGGCCCGCGGCCTCCTACCTCTGCACCCCCGAGGCCCACG AACCAGATAAGGAAGACAATCACTCGACCGCCGACGATTTGGAAACGAGGAAATCCTATCCAGACCAAAGGAGTATCTCCCAACCAAGTCCCGCAAATACAGACCGAG GTGAAGATGGGCTCACCCTGGATGTCACAGGAACTCAGCTAGTGGAGAAAGATATCGAGAACCTGGCCAGAG acGAATTGCAAAAACTGCTCCTGGAGCAAATGGAGCTCCGCAAGAAACTGGAGCGAGAATTTCAGAGTCTCAAAG ATAATTTTCAGGATCAAATGAAGAGGGAATTGGCTTATCGAGAAGAAATGGTGCAACAGCTGCAAATTGTCAGAG ACACTCTGTGTAACGAACTGGACCAAGAGCGGAAGGCGCGCTATGCCATCCAGCAGAAATTAAAAG AAGCCCACGACGCCCTGCACCACTTCTCCTGCAAGATGCTGACGCCCCGCCATTGCACTGGCAACTGCTCCTTCAAGCCCCCACTGTTGCCCTAG